From Campylobacter concisus, a single genomic window includes:
- a CDS encoding cytochrome-c peroxidase, with the protein MKGVIICLFIITISFCKYESYKPLMVIKYNEEKALLGKKLFFDKRLSPNENYSCQTCHNLYWNLSGSNQDSMEKGTLNPPTILNAAANYLFYSDARISNLKDQVKESITSRIELNSDNDKIVDSVNNISEYKILFKKIYNDGINFDNIADAIAEFEKAVLSVDSPFDRFISGDNNAIDDSAKKGFEIFNNIGCAACHNGRNLGGNLTQDIGREKISALDTSKRLRRVPSLRNITKTAPYLSHGEINDLKEAISFIGNYQLGYVLSKDEIDALYSFFLTLNGKKPRILNEY; encoded by the coding sequence ATGAAAGGCGTTATAATTTGTCTATTTATCATCACGATTTCATTTTGTAAATATGAATCTTATAAACCTCTCATGGTAATAAAATATAATGAAGAAAAGGCTCTGCTTGGTAAAAAACTCTTTTTTGACAAAAGACTAAGCCCAAATGAAAACTACTCTTGCCAAACTTGTCACAACTTGTACTGGAATTTAAGTGGAAGCAACCAAGATAGCATGGAAAAAGGCACTTTAAATCCTCCAACCATATTAAATGCTGCAGCAAACTATCTATTTTATAGCGACGCAAGGATTAGCAATTTAAAAGATCAAGTAAAAGAGTCCATAACCTCTAGAATAGAACTAAACTCAGATAACGACAAGATAGTAGATTCTGTAAATAATATCTCTGAGTACAAAATTTTATTTAAAAAAATTTATAATGACGGTATTAATTTTGATAATATTGCAGATGCAATAGCTGAGTTTGAAAAGGCTGTCTTAAGTGTTGATTCGCCATTTGATCGTTTTATATCAGGTGATAACAATGCCATAGATGATAGCGCAAAGAAAGGATTTGAGATATTTAATAATATAGGCTGTGCCGCTTGTCATAATGGTAGAAATTTGGGAGGAAATTTGACACAAGATATTGGCCGAGAAAAAATTTCTGCCTTAGATACAAGCAAAAGATTAAGAAGAGTGCCATCACTAAGAAATATTACAAAAACTGCTCCATATTTATCTCATGGAGAGATAAACGATCTAAAAGAGGCTATAAGCTTTATTGGTAACTACCAGCTAGGATACGTTCTTAGCAAAGATGAAATTGATGCTTTATACTCATTTTTTCTGACATTAAATGGTAAAAAGCCTAGGATACTAAATGAGTACTAA
- a CDS encoding type II secretion system protein, translating into MKKGFTMIELIFVIVILGILAAVAIPKLAATRDDAEITKTATNINTLINDLGSYYTSQGEFAGDTKKMSNVKTPIMAKNDKCLEVGAGNNTKGEIGITIKTDGLCKNVWELPGLADVKALIESSDNKTANTLKFGGMGIKYK; encoded by the coding sequence ATGAAAAAAGGCTTTACGATGATTGAGTTGATCTTCGTGATCGTTATATTAGGCATATTGGCTGCGGTTGCTATACCAAAACTAGCTGCAACAAGGGATGATGCAGAGATAACCAAAACCGCTACAAACATAAACACACTTATCAATGATTTGGGTTCTTACTATACTTCGCAAGGTGAATTTGCTGGTGATACTAAAAAGATGTCAAATGTTAAGACTCCAATAATGGCAAAAAATGATAAGTGTCTAGAAGTGGGTGCTGGAAACAACACTAAAGGTGAGATAGGAATAACTATAAAAACAGATGGTCTTTGCAAGAATGTTTGGGAATTACCTGGCTTGGCAGATGTTAAAGCTCTAATCGAAAGTAGCGATAATAAGACGGCTAATACGCTTAAATTTGGCGGTATGGGCATAAAATATAAATAA
- a CDS encoding MATE family efflux transporter, with protein MDLLKDPLNKLIISLSLPAGTAMMFNTLYNVTGTFFAAKISTLAVAGMAMSFLLYLSIVGIGLGFGSALTALIGNSLGAGKIKTAKFYAANGIIFVLVFAIFMGFCGYFLAPNLLTFLGADHHYLKEALDYAGVIFLAAPFFLIIKSLNGVLVALGDTKSYRDWLFYGLFINAFFCYFFAFILDLGVKGLALATASVQLLGMIYLFAKVKKAKMIEPRNLSYFVPNFSIWAKITKQALPACLNYLSMSLGSLVLLKFISYYGVNAVAGYGIALRIEQILVLPTIGMAVAVLSIVSRNYGAKNFKRAKQCYKISLLFLLIYCVLACVFIRFFGEDMIRIFDDTPAVFEIAGLYLGINSLAYVAYGTINVSGSTLQAIKRPVAIFLLNGFRQFVLQGSLFYAVVFYFGLEIKFMWLALFFSVYLTAICFVFWTLYQLRRATGVSF; from the coding sequence ATGGATTTACTAAAAGACCCGTTAAATAAGCTCATCATCTCGCTTTCGCTTCCAGCTGGCACCGCAATGATGTTTAATACTCTTTATAACGTTACTGGCACATTTTTTGCAGCAAAAATTTCTACCCTTGCTGTAGCTGGTATGGCTATGAGTTTTTTGCTTTATCTAAGTATCGTAGGCATTGGGCTTGGTTTTGGCTCAGCACTAACTGCGCTAATAGGCAATAGTCTTGGAGCAGGAAAGATAAAAACGGCTAAATTTTATGCAGCAAATGGAATTATCTTTGTGTTAGTATTTGCTATTTTTATGGGGTTTTGTGGCTATTTTTTAGCACCAAATTTACTCACTTTTTTAGGAGCCGATCATCACTATTTAAAAGAGGCGCTTGATTACGCAGGTGTTATCTTTCTTGCTGCACCATTTTTCTTGATTATCAAATCTCTAAATGGCGTGCTTGTAGCACTTGGAGATACAAAAAGTTACCGCGATTGGCTATTTTATGGCCTTTTTATCAATGCATTTTTTTGCTACTTTTTTGCATTCATTTTGGATCTTGGCGTAAAAGGACTTGCTCTAGCAACAGCTAGTGTTCAGCTTTTGGGCATGATCTACCTTTTTGCAAAAGTTAAAAAAGCTAAGATGATCGAGCCAAGAAATTTAAGCTATTTTGTGCCAAATTTTAGCATTTGGGCAAAGATTACAAAGCAAGCTCTACCGGCTTGCTTAAACTATCTATCGATGTCGCTTGGCTCACTTGTACTTTTAAAATTTATAAGCTACTATGGTGTAAATGCCGTAGCGGGATATGGTATAGCTTTAAGGATAGAGCAAATTTTGGTATTGCCAACCATTGGTATGGCCGTAGCAGTTTTAAGTATCGTTTCAAGAAACTATGGCGCTAAAAATTTTAAAAGAGCTAAGCAATGCTATAAAATTTCGCTTCTTTTTTTGCTTATTTATTGTGTACTTGCTTGTGTTTTTATTAGATTTTTTGGTGAAGATATGATAAGAATTTTTGATGATACGCCGGCAGTTTTTGAGATAGCAGGGCTTTATCTTGGTATAAATTCTCTTGCTTACGTAGCTTATGGCACGATAAATGTCTCAGGCAGCACTCTTCAGGCTATAAAACGCCCAGTGGCTATCTTTTTGCTAAATGGATTTAGGCAATTTGTGCTTCAAGGATCACTTTTTTACGCTGTAGTTTTTTATTTTGGTCTTGAGATAAAATTTATGTGGCTGGCCCTATTTT